CGAGGCAcctgggggaaaggaaaggagggggcACCGAGGCAaaggggggagctgggagggagtaggaggggaaaggggggcactgggagaggattgtggggtactgggagggggaatgggggaactgggagaggattgtggggtactgggagggggaataagggcactgggagggactgggagggactgagagggacgtgggggcactgggagaggattgTGGGGTactgggagaggaatgggggaactgggagggactgggagggggaatgctgggactgggagagaaCTGAGaaggtactgggagggactgggaggggattggagcacactgggagggactggagggcactggggggcactgggagggctctgggggCCCTGGAGGCTGGGGGTAACTGGTCcgtactggtgtgtactggtctCACCAGCTCGACGACGTGCGCCTGCGCCTGCAGCCCCCTGCGCCGCGCCTCGGCCTCCAGCAGCCGCCGCAGCCCCAGGCTGTTCTCGCGCAGCGATGCCACCGCGAAGAGACGAACCCGGCTGCCGCGCCACGACTATAGGGGGTGTATAGGGGACAAagagacccacagagcccatagggacccgtagggacccatagggaccctcAGGGAGCCATAGAGCCGCATATAGACCCATACAGACCTACAGGTATCCATAGGGACCAACAGAGCCCTATAGAAACCAATTGGGACCCATAGGGATCGAtggggacccatagagacccatagagcccatagggaTCAAtggagacccatagagcccatagaaaGCAATAGGGATCAATGAGGAccaatagggatcaatggggacccatagagacccatagagcccatagaaaGCAATAGGGATCCACAGGGATCAAtggggacccacagagacccatagagcccatagaaaGCAATAGGGATCCATGGAGGccaatagggatcaatggggacccacagagacccatagagcccatagggatcaatggggacccacagagacccatagagacccatagagcccatagaaaGCAATGGGGAccaatagggatcaatggggaccaatagggatcaatggggacccatagagacccatagagacccatagagcccatagaaaGCAATGGGGAccaatagggatcaatggggacccatagagccccatagcgacccacaggAATCAAtggggacccatagagccccatagtgacccatagaaACCAATAGGGACCCACAGGAATCAAtggggacccatagagcccatagagacccatagagacccatagagcccccctGAAGCACCCCCCGGcgccccccctgccccacagctgccccatagcgtcCGTACCGGGTGTCGCCGCAGCAGCAGAGGCAATAGGGTGAGCAGCCGCCCGTCGCCCACCACCCACCAGACGTCCAGGgtgcccccctgcacccccagttCCAGCGGCCCCTTGGCCACCAGCACGGCTCGCCCGCCGGCCCCCGACACCCGCAGCAGCTCTGGGGGGGACACGCGCGGGGGGCTGGGGAGACCCAAAGAGGGACAGGAACACCCCGAACCTGCCCCCCACCCAAAGCCACCCCAAATCCtcccaaaccaccccaaagccatccaaaaccacccaaaaccaccccaaatccacacaaatccaccccaaaccaccccaaagccacccaaaatcaccccaaaaccatccaaaatccacccaaaaccaccccaaaaccaccccaaagccacccaaaatcaccccaaaccaccccaaagccacccaaaccaccccaaagccatccaaaaccacccaaaaccaccccaaagccatccaaatccacccaaaaccaccccaaatccacccaaaaccacccaaaaccaccccaaagccATCCAAATGCACCCAAAATCCtcccaaaccaccccaaagccatccaaaaccacacaaaaccaccccaaatccATCCAAAATCCTCCCAAAGCCACCCCAAATCCtcccaaaaccacacaaaatcCATCCAAATCCActcaaatccacccaaaatcaccccaaagccaccccaaagccacccaaaatcaccccaaatcctcccaaaaccacccaaaaccaccccaaagccatccaaatccacccaaaaccaccccaaatccatccaaatctaccccaaatcaccccaaatccttccaaaACCACACCAAATCCATCCAAATCctcccaaaaccaccccaaagccACCCAAAATCctcccaaaaccacccaaatccacccaaaatcctccccaaaccaccccaaatccactcaaatccacccaaaatcctcccaaaaccacccaaaatccatccaaatccacccaaaaccaccccaaatccttccaaatccaccccaaatcCTCCCAAAACCACACCAAATCCagccaaaaccaccccaaatccatccaaatccacccaaaatccTCCACAAACCACCCCAAAGCCACCCAaacccccctttatcccccccaaacccccttaatcccccccaaaaccccctttttccccccaaaccccctttttccccccaaaccccctttttccccccccaaaccccctttatcccccccaaacccccttttttccccccccaaacccccttttatcccccccaaaaccccctttatttcccctttgtccccccccaaccccccctctgtacccccaaacccccccgtACCAACAAAGGCCCGGGCGTGGGGGGGCTCCCGTCGGGGCCAGCCCAGTAGGACGGCGTTGGGGCGCAGCGCCCCGAGCCCGCAGCCCTGCACCAGGGACCCCAACTCTTTGGGGAACCCCCGGGCACCCCCCGGCCCCACCAGCACCTGCACAAAGCCACGGGCGCCCTCGGCCGCCAGCGCCTCCCGCAGGGCCTGGGGGGGCGGaaaaggggggttgggggggggccTATAGCACCCCAGATCCATAGGGACCCACTAAccacccccccagacccatagggacctcccagacccatagagacccacatAGACACATACGGACCCATAGAGACACATAGGGACCCATAGTGACCAACACAGACCCATggagacccatagggaccccctaTATCCATAaagacccatagggacccatagagacccatagggactcCCTATACCCATAaagacccatagggacccataaagacccatagggacccatagagacccatagggaccccctaTATCCATAaagacccatagggacccataaagacccatagggacccatagagacccatagggaccccctaTATCCATAaagacccatagggacccatagagacccatagggatcCCCTATATCCATAaagacccatagggacccatagagacccatagggaacccccaaacccccagacCCATaaagacccatagagacccacaggaaccgatagagcccatagagacccatagggacccatagagacccatagagacccatagggccccatagagacccatagaaacCCACAGAGCCCAGAGGGACCCATAggaccccacagagacccatagacaCGCATAGAGCCCACGGGGTCCCATAAAGACCCAtagggaacccccaaacccccagacccataggaACCGATAGAGCCCATacagacccatagggacccatagagacccatagggccccatagctgccccactGACCGTCTCGGCGTGGCGGGCGCGGGGCAGGTCGCCGGGCAGCTCACCGGGCAGCACCGATCCCAGTACCGTCAGCCCCTTCCCAGTTTGTAACTGGGCGGCCAGTGCCAGCAACTGGGGCTGCGTGGGGCGCAGCGCAGCGTCCAGCTtcaccagcaccagcagctgcgGCCTGCGGGGAGACCCACGGCGTGACCCACggagcccatagggacccacagagcccatagggacccatagggacccatagagacccacaaagcccatagggacccacaaggacccATTgcacccatagagaccatagagacccacagggacccatagagacccacagagcccaagagacccacagggacccattgcacccatagagacccatagagacccacagggacccatagagacccacagagacccatagagcccataggaACTCATAGGGACCCACAAAGCCCATAGGAACTCATAGGGACCCATAaagcccatagagacccacagtgacccatagagatcatagagacccatagagcccatagggactcatagagcccatagagaaccacagagacccacagagtctatagggacccatagggacccacagagaccaaCAGAgtccatagggacccatagggacccacagagcccatagggacccacagagcccatAAAGACCCAtggggacccatagagacccacagagccTACAGAGACCCATAGCaacccacagagacccatagagactcATAGGGATCCACAGAggccatagagacccatagagcccataggaACTCATGgggacccacagagcccatagggacccataaagcccatagagacccacagtgTCCCATAGAGAtcatagggacccatagaacccatagagacccacagagacccacagagtccatagggacccatagggacccgcagagccccatagcgacccacagagacctatagagacccacagagccccatagggacccatagatCCCATAAAGACCCATGGGGACCCATAGGTACTcatagagcccatagggacccatatAGACTCATAGAGCCTATAGGGACCATAGcaaacccatagagacccacagagacccagaGTGACCCACAGAGCTTATACAGCCCTGTAGCACGACCCATAGCAGCCCCCACCACCCCGTTTTGGGGTGTCTCCGCTGcaccccacggctgccccacagctgccccacacgTGTGGGTCGCTCACCTCCAGGAGGGCGCGGGCGGTTCGCCGTCCTCCAGGCGCAGGAGGGCGAAGCGGGCGGCGCTGAGGAAGAGCCCGCGCAGGCCCTCGCCCCACTCGCTCTGCGCCCTGCGACgtgtggggcagccgtggggcgaCCCACGGACACACCGCGagtctcccctctgccccacaagtgggGAAGTGCAAAGAGACCCATAGAATCCAGAGGGACCCGTAGTGACCAGAGGGACCCATAGAGctcatagagacccatagggacccacagcgacccatagagcccagagggacccatagcgaccagagggacccatagagacccatagggacccacagcgacccatagagcccagagggacccatagcgaccagagggacccatagagacccatagggacccacagcgacccatagagcccaGAGGGACCCATAGCGACCAGAGGGAGGCaaagagacccatagagacccattgagcccatagggacccacagagccccatagtgacccacagcaacccatagagcccatagtgacccacagagcccatagtgacccacagcgacccatagagcccatagtgacccatagaaAGCCATAGGGATCCACAGcaacccatagagacccatagagacccataaggacccacagagacccacaaaGCCCAGAGACacccacagtgacccatagggacccatagagcccatagggatgtatagtgacccatagcgacccacagaggCCATCGGGACCCACAGCAACCCCCATAGAGCCCTATAGTAACCCATATTGCtcacagagacccatagggacccccaaaacccatagAGTCCCACActgacccacagagacccatagcgcccccccTCCCGAGGGCCCCCCAAGGCCTCACCCGCGGTACTCGAGGTATTTGTAGGCGGTGGCGCCGATGCCGAGGGCGAGGAGGGCGCAGGGCCAGCACGGCAGCGGCGCCAGCGCCAGGCACAGCGCGGCCCCCGCCAGCGACAGCGCCCTGAGACCGGGGAGACACCGCGCGTCAGGGAGCTCGGGGGGACCCGGAGAGCCCACAGGGCCCATAGGggcccatagggacccatagagatcCATAGGGGCCCACAGGGACACATAGAgcccacagggacccatagagcccatagggtcacatagggacccatagagcccatagggacccacagggacacatagagcccatagagacccatagagcccatagggacccacagagcccatAAAGACCCATGgggacccatagcgacccacagagacctatagagacccatagggacacatagagcccatagagacccatagagcccatagggacccacagagccccatagaggccatagggacccatagagcccatagggacccacagagccccatagaggccatagggacccatagagcccatagggacccacagagcccatagagacccatagggacccatagggacccatagggcccatagagacccacagagacccatagaggccatagggacccatagagcccatagaggcccacagagacccatagaggccatagggacccacagagcccatAAAGACCCATGgggacccatagcgacccacagagacccacacagacctatagagacccatagggacccatagggcCCACGGGGACTCACAGAGACACATtgagcccatagggacccacagagcccatagagacccatagggacccacagagaccccatagagcccacaGGGATCCATAGGGATCCAcagagcccatagggacccacagagcccatagagacccatagggacccacagagacccatagagcccttAGGGAGCCATAGAGCCCATACGGACCCACATGGACCCATAGAGCCCACAGGGAtccatagagcccatagagacccatagagtcCCACAGAAGGACCCACAGGGACACACAGAGGCCATACGGACCCATAGAGactggggtggctgtggggcacagggcctctatggggcagtCTTAGGGCACCTATAGTGCAGCCAcggggcagctatggggcagctgtggggcacagggcgGCCACAGAGCAGCCACAGAGCAGCCACAGAGCTCAGAGAGACCGTAGAGCTCAGGGCActatggggcaggaggcagctgtggggtggctgtggggcgcggggctgctatggggcagccgtggggccgctgtggggcagccgtgggtctCACCAGTGGTAGAGGCGGCAGCGCGGGGCCCATCCCGGCGTGGGCAGGAGCCCCTGCAGGGCGCAGGCCAAGTTCAGACCCAGGTAGGAGGTGAGGCAGAacctggtttgggggggggcgTGACGTCATCGGGGGGGCCGTGACGTCATCGAGAGGACCGTGACGTCATCGGGCGGGGGACACGACGACGCTCACACCGACAGGACGGGCGCCACCAGGTCCAAAGAGCCGAGGAGGACGCCGAGCGCCGCCATCGCCGATGTGGCCGCCAGCGGCCAAAGGCGTCCCGAGCCCAGGGCCTGTGGGAGAGAGatgtggggcgctatggggcggctaGGGGGTTCTATGGGTCGTTACGGGTTgctatggggctctatagggtgctatggggctctatagggcgctatggggcagctatggggcagctacGGGTCATTATGTGGAACAGGATGCCATGGGGATGCGGTGACgccgtggggcaggggatgctgTGGGTTGCTATGGGTCattatgggtcgctatggggctctatagggcgctatggggcagctatgggtcaTTATGTGGAACAGGATGCCATGGGGATGTGGTGACGCCGTGGGGCGGGGGatgctgtgggtcgctatgggtcattatgggttgctatggggctctatagggcgctatggggcagctacGGGTCATTATGTGGAACAGGATGCCATGGGGATGCGGTGACgccgtggggcaggggatgctgtgggtcgctatgggtcattatgggtcgctatggggctctatagggcgctatggggcagctatgggtcattatgggttgctatggggctctatagggcactatggggcagctaCGGGTCATTATGGGGAACAGGATGCCATGGGGATGCGGTGACGCCGTGgggcaggagatgctgtgggtcgctatgggtcattatgggttgctatggggctctatagggcgctatggggcagctatgggtcattatgggttgctatggggctctatagagcgctatggggcagctatgggtcaCTATATGGAACAGGATGCCATGGGGATGTGGTGACgccgtggggcaggggatgctgtgggtcgctatggggcagctatggggcagctatggggcactcacgtggggcaggggcagggcgCGGCTCCTCGCCAGCCCCCGCAGCAGCCGCGCGCCCCCCGCCAGCGCCGTCAGCCCCACGGCCGCCCCCGACGTCAGCCCCGACAGCGCCGGCACCCACGGCCCCGGCCACCACGCGCCCCACGGGCCCCGCGACCACCTGCggggcaaactgggagcactgggagaccCCCCCatggcaactgggagcactgggagcactgggaaccgCCTGGGacctgggggtactggggatactggggatactgggagcactgggaagccCACctgtgggaactgggagcactgggaaacCTCCCCcacggcaactgggagcactgggaacccACCCATGGGTACTGGGAACCCCCCCGAacctgggggtactggggatactggggatactgggagcactgggaagccCACctgtgggaactgggagcactgggaaacCTCCCCcatgggaactgggagcactggggacccccccccaacctggggatactgggggtactggggatactgggagcactgggaaccccCCCGAacctggggatactgggggtactggggatactgggagcactgggaaacCCACCcatgggaactgggagcactgggagcactgggagaccGCCCCCCacgggcactgggagcactgggaaccccccccccccccccgggcactgggagcactgggaacccccccatgggaactgggagcactggggatactgggagcacagGTGCCTCTGCTCTGTGGGGCCCCttactggtctatactggtccatactggtccatactggtctcACCTGGCGCGCAGCAGCCGCCCCTCCACGCTGCCCCCCAGCGCCAGCGCCGCCAGCGCGACTGCGGGGTCAAGGAGCctcccagtacaaaccagtacaaaccagtgCAAACCAGTGCCGGGTCacagtccatcccagtccatcccagtccatcccagtccctcccagtttcaggtcccagtctctcccagtctcccccagtccatcccagtccctcccagtctcttccagtctcttccagtccatcccagtctcccccagtctcccccagtccatcccagtctctcccagtccatcccagtctctcccagtttcaggtcccagtccctcccagtccatcccagtctcccccagtccatcccagtctcccccagtccatcccagtccctcccagcctATCCCAGTCTCCCCCAATctctcccagtccaccccagtccctcccagtttcaGGTCCCAGTCTCTTCCAGTCtcccccagtccatcccagtctctcccagtccatcccagtccctcccagtttcaGGTCCCAGTCTCTTCCAGTCTCCCCCAAtctctcccagtccatcccagtccctcccagtttcaGGTCCCAGTCTCTTCCAGTCTcctccagtccatcccagtccctcccaatctcccccagtccatcccagtctctcccagttccAGGTCCCAGTCTCCCCCAAtctctcccagtccatcccagtccctcccagtttcaGGTCCCAGTctcttccagtccctcccaatctcccccagtccatcccagtccctcccagtttcaggtcccagtctctcccagtctcccccagtccatcccagtccctcccagtctcccccagtccctcccagtgctcccagtttccccagttcGGATGCAGGCGCCGGTGGTGGTGGCGGCGGCTCCGAGGCTCCCGGCGGCCACTGATCGGGGGGCGTCCCCGAGGGCCCCCCAAcgcccacagccccacagcggCCCTGAAAAAGACCAAAATCACACTttggaccccaaaacccctttttctcacccaaaaaaaatccccttttcaccccaaaaccccatttttccccaaaaaaccctctctttttccccccaaatccctcctttttcacccccaaattccccttttcccccccaaatccccttttcacccccaaatccccccttttcacccccaaatccccctttttcacccccaaatccccttttctacccccaaatccacccttttcacccccaaatccccccttttcaccctcaaatccccctttttcacccccaaatccacccttttcaccctcaaatccccccttttcatCTCCAAATCCCCTTTTctacccccaaatccccctttttcaccccaaacccccttttcacccccaaatccccccttttcaccctCAAATCCacccttttcacccccaaatccccctttttcaaccccaaatccccccttttcacccccaaatccccccttttacccccaaatcccccttttcacccccaaatccccccttcccccccaaatccccatttttcaccccaaatctccccttttcacccccaaatccccccctttttcacccccaaatcctctttttcaccccaaatacccccttttcctccccaaatcccctttttcacccccaaatccacccttttcacccccaaatccccctttcacccccaaatccccccttttcatccccaaatcccccattttcacccccaaatccccccttttcaccctCAAATCCacccttttcacccccaaatccccccttttcacgcccaaatccctctttttcacccccaaatccacccttttcacccccaaatcccccctttcccccccaaatccccccttttcacccccaaatccccccttttcacccccaaatccaccgttttcaccccaaaccaccccttccccccctccgaacctccttttcctccaacTCCCCATTCCTCCCAAACATCCCCCGACCCCCAAAACCgccctttttcaccccaaaacgCTCACCCGCGGCGCTCAGGAGGCTCAGCCCCACGAGGGCCCCAAAGGACCAatcctcgtcctcctcctcgggggggcggggccacaGGTTCTCTGCGGGGGTGGAGTCATCAGCCCCCTTTGATtctctggccacgccccctccttaAGCCACGCTCCATCCATAGACTCTCATTGATCTTGCGGCCACGCCCCATCCATAGAAGTTTATTGATCCCATTAAGCCACGCCCCCAGCTGTTTGCTTCAtctcaagccacgccccctccctcatggccacgcccccttcgcAGGCTCTCATTGATCCCTACggtccctatgggtcgctatggtTAAGGGCTCCcactatgggtcgctatggggcagggctgtccctatgggtcgctatgggtcaggaCTCTCTCTATGGGCCcctatgggtcagggctctcTCTCTGGGTCcctgtgggtcgctatgggtcagggctctcTCTctgggtccctgtgggtccctgtggggcagagctctctctatgggtccctgtgggtccctatggggcagagctctCTCTCTGAGTCcctgtgggtcgctatgggtcagggctctcTCTCTGTGTcgctgtgggtcactatgggtcagggctctcTCTctgggtccctatgggtccctgtgggtcagGGCTCTCTCTCTTGGTCcctgtgggtcactatggggcagccccactcACGCTGCAG
The sequence above is a segment of the Cuculus canorus isolate bCucCan1 chromosome 39, bCucCan1.pri, whole genome shotgun sequence genome. Coding sequences within it:
- the LOC128850175 gene encoding solute carrier family 12 member 6-like, with the translated sequence MSSSSSSPEPPSPSSSRPPGSSASPSPSAEALPPPAGPALRGGDPGPPRDLALFEEELATRPRVPAVLRRMAPYSALSPGSDRGPGRASGALRAVALPALQTPLGLVLVLRLPWVVGTGGLLQAGAIALLLGACTALTSVSLSAVATNGPDPGGCPLSLLSGALGPEAGGAVGLCAFLSAAFAAATAALGAAELLMVCVGPRGAVQPGRGRWWRLNAGRGLGAAVLALLALAAACPHAEPVAAPASPAGLTLALLGLAAGAVRNAFASHALCLPSRPGGHLEPCVGNGSQRNRPAFPGPSAHLLQQNLWPRPPEEEDEDWSFGALVGLSLLSAAGPLWGCGRWGALGDAPRSVAAGSLGAAATTTGAFALAALALGGSVEGRLLRARWSRGPWGAWWPGPWVPALSGLTSGAAVGLTALAGGARLLRGLARSRALPLPHALGSGRLWPLAATSAMAALGVLLGSLDLVAPVLSVFCLTSYLGLNLACALQGLLPTPGWAPRCRLYHWALSLAGAALCLALAPLPCWPCALLALGIGATAYKYLEYRGAQSEWGEGLRGLFLSAARFALLRLEDGEPPAPSWRPQLLVLVKLDAALRPTQPQLLALAAQLQTGKGLTVLGSVLPGELPGDLPRARHAETALREALAAEGARGFVQVLVGPGGARGFPKELGSLVQGCGLGALRPNAVLLGWPRREPPHARAFVELLRVSGAGGRAVLVAKGPLELGVQGGTLDVWWVVGDGRLLTLLPLLLRRHPSWRGSRVRLFAVASLRENSLGLRRLLEAEARRRGLQAQAHVVELDDSDVSADAYERTLMMEQRAQMLRQMQLARAAQGGPPPSVAPSAAEEEDEEEEGPLRGPSLGNVRRMHAAQRLNAAVGQHSGGARLVLLDLPPPPPRRRPESYLEFLEVLTEGLGPVLLVRGGDDTSMDQYGPVQTSTTPV